One window of the Oncorhynchus mykiss isolate Arlee chromosome 5, USDA_OmykA_1.1, whole genome shotgun sequence genome contains the following:
- the LOC110523826 gene encoding torsin-4A, whose amino-acid sequence MGDQDVYDRLSGSQTDGEMGEEKGESEGESEKRGSWTGAESLYQFSSSLRAVVRIRQKYLTMKKRRLELAGLGVVGPVVGAGLFTGAPVRTSPKIFTFEGLTPSSTTTTFSSLLQKKKKKKRSRRVMFPSGGGCRAPVIKEHSRAKNCLFLLCTILFLQVYNAIENLDDHVLRYDLEGLEKTLCREVFGQQGAMEALLAQLRDYLSTYVHNKPLVLSLHGTSGVGKSHVGRLLAGHFRSVVGEPLVLQYFVLHHCPLEDDAWRCARALTILVSETVLRAEEEEKIPVFIFDEAEHLHPELLDALRDLVQSKLSNEYLNAVYLFLSNQGHNHITKHLLHNSSSDSMMTVSEYHGNFVKELTPLLRNTLEMLHPLWAEAELIPLTLLEKGHVTECFLDEMMREGFYPDRTNIERLAGEIEYYPVVWGRVYARTGCKQVVAKVNLL is encoded by the exons atgggCGACCAAGATGTTTATGACAGACTGTCTGGGtcccagacagatggagagatgggcGAAGAGAAAGGAGAAAGCGAAGGAGAGAGTGAAAAGAGGGGGTCGTGGACAGGCGCTGAGAGTTTGTACCAGTTCTCATCCTCTCTACGTGCTGTGGTTCGCATTAGACAGAAATACCTGACCATGAAGAAACGACGGCTGGAGTTAGCCGGGCTGGGTGTAGTAGGGCCAGTGGTAGGGGCTGGTCTCTTCACTGGGGCCCCTGTTCGCACCAGCCCCAAAATCTTCACCTTTGAGGGGTTGaccccctccagcaccaccacgaccttctcctcactcctccaaaagaagaagaagaagaagaggtcgCGGCGGGTCATGTTCCCCAGTGGAGGGGGGTGCAGGGCCCCTGTCATAAAGGAACACAGCCGAGCAAAGAACTGCCTTTTCCTCCTCTGCACCATCCTCTTCCTCCag gTGTATAATGCCATAGAAAACCTTGACGACCATGTCCTGAGGTATGACCTGGAGGGATTAGAGAAGACTCTGTGCAGGGAGGTGTTTGGCCAGCAGGGGGCGATGGAGGCTCTGTTAGCCCAACTCAGAGACTACCTCTCTACCTACGTCCACAATAAACCCCTGGTCCTCTCCTTACATGGAACCAGCGGCGTGGGGAAGAGCCACGTAGGGAGACTCCTAGCTGGGCACTTCCGCTCAGTAGTGGGGGAGCCCCTGGTTCTCCAGTACTTTGTGTTGCACCACTGCCCCCTGGAGGATGACGCCTGGCGATGCGCCCGAGCGCTGACGATCTTAGTGTCGGAGACGGTGctgagagcagaggaggaggagaaaattCCAGTATTCATCTTTGACGAAGCAGAGCACCTTCACCCAGAGCTGCTTGATGCGCTGCGGGATCTGGTGCAATCAAAACTCTCCAATGAATACCTTAACGCAGTCTACCTGTTCCTTAGTAACCAAGGACACAATCACATCACTAAGCACCTGCTGCACAACTCCTCCAGCGACTCCATGATGACCGTGTCTGAGTACCATGGCAACTTCGTCAAGGAGCTGACCCCGTTGTTGCGGAACACACTGGAGATGCTCCACCCACTGTGGGCAGAAGCTGAACTCATACCTCTGACCCTGCTGGAGAAAGGTCACGTGACAGAGTGCTTCCTGGATGAGATGATGAGGGAGGGGTTCTACCCGGACCGTACCAACATTGAGAGGCTGGCAGGGGAGATAGAGTACTACCCCGTGGTATGGGGCCGGGTGTATGCCCGGACAGGCTGTAAACAGGTTGTGGCGAAGGTCAACCTGCTATGA